Within Vigna radiata var. radiata cultivar VC1973A unplaced genomic scaffold, Vradiata_ver6 scaffold_361, whole genome shotgun sequence, the genomic segment GAACGATGACTAAACGTCAAATCAAAAGAGACGACATTTATCCATTGTTAtcatcaaaatcttcatatcaaacattaatttaatttaaacaaatatggaTATAAAACATAAAGGGTAATAATATCtgagaataaatttttaataacattttaatattatctacgtatcattttataattattttacaattaataataataatcataaatactaacataaatcaatcatataaaacataaatgataataaatgttattaaaatataatcaaagaaTAATTATCCAAACATAAACttcaataacataattaaaccatataattaatatatatatatatatatatatatatatatatatatatatatatataatagagcTAATTTCATTAATGCTTTTCCATGACAcgttgaatttctttttcttgacaCAGAAGCCATGGTCCTTCTTTCCTGtgtgaacaaaaacaacacttTGGGATTCTTAAGAAGAAAGAACACATCCATGAATAATACTACCAACACAGAACAAGAAAAGGAGATTGTCGGTGGTGCATGTTTTTGCAACATCACATGCTCCACTAATCCACCCTACACGTGGCATCTCCTGCACCGTTCAGGGCAGCTATGTTTAGTACCACTTTCACCCCTCACTCATGCTCTACCTTGATTTTCCAATATTGCCCTCCTCGTTCCTTTTATCTACTATCTCTGGCATTCCTTTATCAACGGCTGACATTCATCCATGCATGGTCGGGTTTTTTCTGGTCAACTATCAACGTGGCCTATGGTCATGATTATACAAGTACTAGTAGCCAATCATATTCACTTTaccaaacacataaaaaaactGCAAACTTTCAGCTTTACAGTGAGTGATTTGTTGTCcttttcattcaaatttatatttattttgacttaattattttcattatggAGGTgctatttaagttttaaattccaaTTAAATCTATcaaatatctaaatatatattttagtttttcaattttaataaaaatattatagtttgtGATTTTAGACTATTCAtcatttgaaatttattgacATGACATTACATattcattctaatttttttagataGTTTGGAAGACcagaaattaaaatagattaaatattttaacgaCAATCGgcgacatcgtaatttgttatTCTTGTTCTGTTTGTttatttggaggatgtgttatatattttcccttcttattattattaaatttcatttttaaattaaatcatgtaaataaaaccttcataaattaattaaattttcatatattatttacacGTTTACACCACATTtcactatatttttaaagaacaagatattttcctctattgtcatttttctttacacaaagtgtttcttttttctttctcttttggtatggtatacatgatgtaagactaagacctagaattgaaagaattgtactcctagggagctcttctatacctatttctttaatttccttatgtacctatttctgatttttttttttcaattaggacAACAGTAgcgatgacagagaaaatgttggagtgaaagagatgaaagagaaagggttgagaagaatgagggaggtgagtaagggtttgagggttttttttttagttttgagaatgaaaattatttaattattcttgaccttaaaacttagaatccataatatatgggagtatttttatctactataatctgatacacattattaaaacgtaccaacagttaaatttatcaaaatagtcaccgtattcaaaatattatttattttgaaattaagaaTCGTGTCATAATTTTATCCTTaaacatctaaaaaaaataagaaaagaaaatatataattaaattgtcttatattttaactcttaaatatataagattataggacacaaaaaataaatacatacataaataaatatattaatattaatgagaTGTATTGTTTCTACATATATGAATGATAAATGTGATCAAGTAaattaatacattaatttaCATATGACGTGAGAactgaaaaatatttacatttgcATTAACTATCTAAGAAAACAAGAACCATTTTTAAGAGATTATCTCTGGATCATCTGTCActtttatgttacttttattggGGGACatagttataataaattataatattttgatagaaTTTCATACTTTTGTTTCTTCATGAACAATAATTCAATTCTAATTTAAGATCTCTGATATCCTAAaatcattataatatatatatatatatatatatatatatatatatatttaaaaggttatatatataatatgatatcgGAAAAGTGAATAAAGAATagttaatgtttttctttctccagTGAATAAAGAACTGCTGAAGTCGCGTGACATGCTGCCACGGCTTGCTTTACTTCCATCCAACAGAATCTTCTAGAACCTCCCCATCCACACATACAAATACACCttttctaatattaatttaaaattaaaataaataaaatctttaaaaaaaattagaaacacaatttattaaaaaaaaaatcagatctTACAGTGTTTTGACTGCAGAAAATACTTGCTGTAGAGAAtcgttatatttatattttctggaaaaaaaaaaaacattggtAAAATTAGACAGAGTTTGTTATTACTGTTTGTCAAGGAATGGCACAAACCGTAATAATCTGACAATCGATGCCCTATTTTCTCCACTCTTCTTATTAGTACCTCTGTAACTCTCTTCTTCACACTTCACTCTTCACTCTGTTATCTGACGCCGCCAGATCTCAGATTCTCACACTCTTCACAATGCACCACCATCTCCGTCCGGCTATGCTGCCGGTTCTCGCGGCGGCGTTCCTCCTCCTCGTCACCCTTTCCCAAGCGCACAACATCACCCGCATTCTCGCCCAGCACCCGGAGTTCTCCACTTTCAATCACTACCTCACCCTCACGCACCTCGCCCCCGAAATCAACGGAAGAACCACCATCACCGTCTGCGCCGTCGACAACTCCGCCATGGATGACCTCCTCTCCAAGCACCCCTCCATCTACACCGTCAAAAACATCCTCTCCCTCCACGTCCTCCTCGACTATTTCGGCGCCAAGAAGCTCCACCAGATCACGAATGGCACAGCGCTCGCCGCCACCATGTACCAGGCCACCGGCACCGCCCCGGGCTCAGCCGGCTTCGTCAACATCACCGACCTCCACGGCGGTAAGGTCGGATTCGGCGCCGAAAACAACGACGGAACCCTGACCTCCACCTTCGTGAAATCCGTGGAAGAAATCCCTTACAACATCTCCGTTATTCAGATCAGCAAAATTCTTCCCTCGGCTGCAGCGGAAGCCCCTGCACCCGCGCCGGCGCAGCAAAACCTCACCAGCATTATGTCCAAACACGGTTGCAAAGTCTTCGCCGACACTCTTTCTAACTTTAGCGACGCACTTTCCACCTTCAACGACAACCTCGACGGTGGATTAACTGTTTTCTGCCCCCTCGACGACGCCTTCAAAGCGTTCCTCCCCAAATTCAAAAACCTAACCGCTTCTGGCAAACTAGCGCTTCTCGAATTCCATGGCGTGCCGGTGTACCAATCCCTTGCTACGCTGAAATCGAACAATGGACTTCAGAACACCTTGGCCACCGACGGAGCTAACAAATTCGATTTCACAGTACAAAACGACGGCGAAGATGTCACTCTCAAGACGAGGCTCACCACGGCTAAGATCACCGACACCATAATCGATGAACAGCCTCTCGCGGTTTTCGCCATCAGTAAGGTGCTTCTCCCTAAGGAGTTGTTCAAGGGTGAGGCGCTTGCTCCGGCGCCTGCCCCGGAGCCTTCTGCTGCCGACGCTCCTGCGCCAGCGaagaaggggaagaagaagaagaaggctGCTGATGCACCTGCTGCGGATGCGAATTCCGACGCGCCGGCGGACTCACCCGGGGACGCCGCCGATGACACCGCTGACGACAGTAACGGCGCCGTTAGCGGCGGGAGTTATGGTAATGTTGTTGTTGCCTTGGGTTTGGTTTTGGGGTTACCGTTAGTGCTGTGATGTGaccttgttttttttaaaaaaaaaggctttttaggattttctttttctcttttgtttttgaagGTAGGAAATAAGGGGATTCGAAGTGGTACtcctttttttctatcttttttttttggtgtgttttaatatttttatttgattattattgtatttcatATTGTTGTAATTTTGGTGATGAGAGAATGGAAAATTGATAGATTGTTATGAATGTTACAACGTAAACATTCGTTTAATTTTGTCCAATGAGCATGATATATGGTGGCATTATTCACGATAATGTAGATGTTCAATGTTCATCCTTATAGATTTGGGATGATAACGGAGGCTTTTTCTCATGATAAGTCAATGTTTGAACTGTTAACTTCTGTTTCTTCAAATAACATTTGGGATGTCGGTGTAAGTTAGTGTTTTCTTAATGAACGTTTCGGCTATTGATTCAGTTTTTTAGTGTATAATAATTGAATTGTGTTGTTTAATTTGACcttaaattgtattattttagaCTAATTTGCTACCGTTGAGTgggttttgttttctgtttaaATAAGATTAGATGAAATGATGTGATTGAGTGAAGCAAAGAGTGAAACCGACAGCAAACGTTGTATAGGTTTTTAATTGTAGTTGGATAGTGAGTAGAATTGAAGTGCTGTGGAGAAGGACAAAGGGTGGATCCTTTGGCCATGCatgttttttgtctttattgtgTTTGGTGCGACATTTAAATTGGTTGTAGTAGTGGCTTGTGGTTAttgtatttgaaatttaaacttGTCATCAAATTTAAATTGGTTGTAAGAATAAGCCTCCTCTCTACTATAGGAGTAGTAGTTTTGAAATTCACGAGTTGTAGTTGAATTGGTAAGAAATTTCAGTGAATTTACTAGTAGGACGTAGTACTGTGCAGAAAGTTGAATCTATGTGGTGCAATGCAATTTCTCTGCCAAAAGTTGACACAGTGAAGTGATTGATAAATTGAATGGTAGATCTGTTTACTGGTGACTCTTTAGATAATCTGCAACGTTAAATTGAAACTCTGAAGCCATTCATAAAGTAGTAATGTTAAATTAAACATAGAGTTAGTGAATGTTTGGGtgttgaagaaagaaagagagctTAATGAGAGTTAATAAAGTTGGTTTGTTTGGTGTAAGGAAGCAGATGAGAGAGTGAGTGTGTGTTGGCCTGAAATGGGAAGTTAGAGGTGCCCTTTACTCCTTAAACATTCTAGCTGGTCCTCACACATGAGAGCtactatatataaaagagaagggCTTTTGCAGTGATACTAAGACACCACAACGTGAACTGTTCCttccattcttttttttttcctttccaatGAGTACAATGTGCAGTGTGCAGTAACTTTTGAGGGCTTGTCTCTCAAGGGGCTCTTATTTCTTCGTTCTGAAGTTACTGTCTAATGATTAAAAAACATAGTATATTATAACCATGTTATACattaatatttacaatttaaattattaattcatgctataactgtaataatagaaagcagtaAAACAAGAAGAATTATAAAAGAGACAACCATAGGGTTGATGATCAGGGGTGCACTATACATGCCGACATGTATGTccttaagaattttttttacgaAACTGAATACTTTGGTTTATTGACTAATTTAGGTTGTCCGGCATAATCTGCAAATCAACCAATTATGGGATAAGGCAAGTTGActcatttcataaatatttgatataatgTGAATTtgtcattaattaattaatgtatagaATAAATTTGGTCGGTTCAATATACATAAGTGAGGTTAATCTTTACATAGagttattaaattaatctaaaagaATAATTGGTGAGaaataaaatcatacaattttacaaaataaaagaatatgattAGTTGCTTTTAATTATTCGTTGGAAGTACGTCTAGCTAGTCTAAAAACATTTGCATTATAATTAGAGTGAGATTAAGCCATAATTAGATCAGTGATAagtaaaaattcattataatttatattaatatgagATCCAATTAAGGTGATAGAGTACATTGATCATTGCATTTAATATCGATGTAATCAAACTTTTTTTGACTTAAATATTAGAGTACCTTTTGTAGTACCATTCAAACAGAAGATTTAACAactgaagaaagagagaagaaagttgGAAACCAAATCACTTTGTGGTTATCATTATTTAACTAGTCTAGCATAAACATTTTAACACCCATTCTAGGTTGAACAAGCACTTATAAACTCACATGGTGACCACAAAGAATATGACGAACAACATGGTGTTAGAAGAAGTTTCAGACGAACAATTACACCTCAGGGAGGTGATGAGAAACCTACAAAACCAAATAGATGAAACACAAAACAGATTTGAGGAAGAGTTAAAAGCCTTATGTGCGAAGAACACAACCATACGACTAGGTTGGGTGACTAAGAATCTCATGCCTTCCATCCCGATACTACCTGGATTGATTAAATAACCGCACGACGAACCTGATTGTATGATTCAGGAGAGCAACAAAGCAAGCAAGGATCATAACTCATCCATTGCGATATTGGATACAATTAAGATGCTCTCGTTCACTACAAGCATTGTGGAGACCTCTCCACCTAATAACTAGAGGATGCTTATTTTTGACAAGTATGATGACTCCACCAACTCGGACGAGCATATAAGAATGTTCATGAACCAAATGACGTTGTATATGATGAGTAATGATATCTGGTATAGAGTTTTCTCTACCTCATTAAAGGGAAAGGCCTTGACATGATTTTCATTACTCCCACCAAATTCTATAGATTGTTTCTCATAATTTGGTTGAAGTTTGAAGCCTAGTTCACCACTAACTGACCACACCATTTGACCTCGATTCCTCTAGTAAATGTAAGACAATAATAAGATAAATCTCTTTGCACCTTCATGGATCTATTTGGAAAAGTATTCCTGTGAATAAGAAATCTTAGTCTTGACGTGGCCATGCACCACGTGATCACGACTTATGACTTAATCCGTTTGTCGACAATCTATGCATGTATCTTGTTCAGGAAGAGAGCaacaaatttcattcatttGGAGGAGATGAGAGATTTTTGGAAGCAAATGAGAGTCGAGTCATCCACaagtgttgtcaaaacggaCCACCTGGTCCGGCCCGACCTATAATGAATTAGCCGcttagtgagccaatccaaccCGACTCACTTACTAACGAGCCTAAAAAACCAACCAGGTTTGACCTGCCACGAGTTGTTGGGTTAAACAagttggctcactagctcatttaattacaactttttttatccaataattttttttttctaattgaaatctaaataaaaaataattgttttaatatagtaatataACTTAAAACAATTGGGTAGGTTAGGGAGCAACAAATTTCATTCAAGTGGAGAGATGAGAGGTTTTCAGAAGCAAACGAGAGTCAAGTCATCCGCaagtgttgtcaaaacggaCCTCCTGGCCCGACCCGACCCATCATGAAttagtcacttagtgagtcaatccaatccGACTCACTTACTTACGAGCCCAAAAAACGAATCTAGTTCGGCTCTCCACGAGTTGATGCGTTAAATAGGTTGACTCActaactcatttaattacaagtttttttttcattcaataaaaaaataacaatttttttctaattgaaatctaaataaaaataaattttttaatatacttataTAACTTAAAACAATTGGGTAGATTAGAGAGTCAGACCAACTCACCATGAATTTAATTCGGATGAGTCAGGTTCTTAATGAGTCAAGTTCAAAATtaatctatattaaaatttattttttttaaaaactcaatCCAACCCAAAGTGGTGATGGACCTTAGTTCATGGATTCAAAATCTTGACTACACTGTCCACaagtgataaaaataatataaaatagtccaaaaaaaaaatgttaaaaaattactttttcatacatacatacatatacacatatacatatatatacatacctatatatacatatatatacatacatacatacatatatatacatacatacatacatatatatatatatatatatNNNNNNNNNNNNNNNNNNNNNNNNNNNNNNNNNNNNNNNNNNNNNNNNNNtatatatatatatatatatatatatatatatatatatatatatatatatatatatatatatatatatatatatatataatttaataaaatattttaattataatttgtcaTTTAACATAagatatttcaattattaataatcaATCAGTCTACATAAgcaattaagtttattttaaagattgtCTTTTATTAATTCTATTAGACAATTTAGTTacttagtttttattattattttaattaaatatatattttgtgaaaagAAAACCATATATGTAGTAAAAGAAGAGAtcgttgaaaaattaaaaattaaaaattaaaaattataaaattataaaattaaaatattgtaaaattataaattacaatattgtaaaattataaaattgtgaaattacaaaactacaaaactacataattaaaaatacaaaattataaaattacatgggggctaaaattaaaaaaagtgattGGACAACATATCAGTaacatgaaaaatcaaacataaaaattcaattcaaaaattttaaagttttgaagatttaatatatcaaaaaatttaataaagattcaattaaaacaattaaaacgtCTCAAATTTATCAATCACTCAAAACTTACTTAGAATTGTTGTCCTAACATACTTATAGTTTATAATTGGTTAAACTTGTTCGGAGATCTCTATTTTTGCGTTTTTGTTCCTTATTtattttcgattttttttttttgctaatcAAGTTCTCAAtactaaaaaattgaaagaaattccTTTGCCGTTAAATGAAGTTAACGGAGTTAAGTTTTAGCTTACCTGTGCAGGTGAGGTAGCCAGATACCTTAACGTGACGTGAAGAGAACCTTCGACTTGACTTTTATTATTCACGTGGCAGTTAACttaataagttaataaattggagtttttttaaagattttaaaattaaggttaagcttttaaaatagaattggGATTAAAATTTCTTCTGGATCTTTGCTTTCCTTATAGGTTTCGAAATCTTTAAAGGAGGACGAACATGGCAACGGTGGCGTGATTGAGTTTCGAAGAAGCTTTGCGTGTACCTCCGGTGGAAAGCCACTAGACCCAAATGAAGCAAGAGGCAGTGGAACATTATCTCCAGTCACAGTTATTTCACGCCAACTTTGATAAGAATCAGGAGATAGCACAGCTGCAGCATCCGATGCCCTGTAACTTCCACCTTTGGAACTCTGATTATTTCGCGAAGCATCATTTGACCCACCACTACCATTTCTATCATACCTATCACTGAAATCAGGACTACGACCACGTTGCGACCCTTGAGACGTATGTTGAACCTGGATAGAAGAGCTAGACACCGATGTAGCTCGTGGAATTGACGGTCACTTCTCGCTCTTTAATAGAATTGTATCACGGGTTTTCCTTGCTATGGCCACCACAACAACGCGGTATGCACCACCAGATCCGACACTCCCTAAACCATGGAAGGGTCTTGTGGATGGCAAGACCAGGTTCATCACAAATTTTGGGATTCTGCTAGGTTTTTCTATGTTTCTCTGAGTACAAGTTCGAGAATGGAGATTGCTCTCGCTGATGGTGGAGGCTCGGCGGCCATGGAGATTGAACATCACAAGGCTTCTTCTGTTGCGATTCTTGGTTTAGGTGGCGCGACAGAAAAAAGTTGGTGGTTTGTGATGGAGGATGATGGTGGCGCTAGGTTGCTTGAGGTGGTCAACAACAAGGTGGGTAGTGACAGAGGCAAGGTGGCTGAGGAAGGtgtggcggctagggtttggatTTAGAAATCAGGATTTCCGTTGAAGATTAAACACTGAGCTTCGGATTTCTCATACAATTTTAATcctaattctattttaaaataatcttaattttaaaatctttaacaaaaactccaattttttaaatttactacCATGTGTATAATAAAATTCACGTAAAAGATTCTCTGCATGCCACTTGTCCACCTAACTTTTACAGATAAGCTAAAAGTTAATCCtgttaacttgatttaacggTAGGAGtcaaattctttcaattttttaatcttaaaaacttaattagaaaaaaaaatataaataggacaaaaacatgaaaatagagATCTTCCAAAGGATCTAACctttataattaaagtttttgagTAAAGGTACGTGAAGTTATaagaatataataatgataaatggTATTTTGGAACGTTTGGATAGTGGTTGGAAACACCTCAAAGAGACATTAGCGTTGTTTGGTATAGTAAATATGGAAACTGATTTTCAAACAGGCTGAGAAAGAAGATAATGTCCCTTGACAAACAGTGTTTGACTTGCAGTAGAGTTTGTGATGTTATGGTCCATTCCAACATTAATTGctcctctttctcttcctttctcccACAAACTACTCTCTTATTCACCAACACACACTACAACTTTCCCTCAAACGCTTATCACATTTTTCAGTAATCTCTCAACATACCaaaaaacataagaacatgATAAACAAATGAACAGCTAGCAAAttcagaagagaaaaataaaggagGAAAAAAGCATCATGAGTGGCTGAAACGTTGAACAAGAGCGTTGACCTTCACCATAGGGCACAGGAATGTAGGGATTTGGAGGAGCAAAAGTATCAGGAGTTGCAGGAGTGCAACACTCAACAACATCTCTaggaggtggaggaggaggacaGTTCTTAGGGTTTTTCTCTTTTGGAGGAGGGGGTGCTCCACCAtaaggtggtggtggtggtggtggagaagCATAAACAAGTGGTGGTGAGGGCTGTTCTTGACAAGGGTCTTCACATTTGGAGCAATTCAAACATGTTGTTGGGAATTGAGTAACATCATCCCCTGAAGCTTTAAAGCCATAATTGGATAGATATACCCAAAGGGTAATAAGAATTGAAAGAAACTTTGTTGAAAACATATGGTTTCCCTTATAACTAGAGAAAGGTTTAGAAGATTTTGAAAAGCTATCAgttttttcttcattcattttctGTAGAGTAGATACCATGTTCAGATATACATAAGGTGTGTAATAGCTTCTAGATTTGTCACCCTTTTGCATATCAGATTTATGCCACATAGCACAACATTTGTCATTATGATATTGAAGTAGTAAACAAATTGGAATAAGCTTCCATGACTCTCGATGCAGACAAATTGttaaattgttctcttttccttttcaactCTTTaaagttttcctttatttctaCTGTTgcatcaaattattttaacattttatattataatttcatttctaaacaaaaatatatcaagatGACACAAAAAATGAAGTTTCTTTTTGGCCTGAACTAAGCATAAATTTCATTAGGattcaattgtttttaaaactaaaatttgaaataataaaaaattaggtttcaattacttttaaaactaaaatttaaaataataaaaatttataaaaaaataagcttatattatttttatttatttttgtcttttagttaatttattactatttttatttgtatttttatttaatccatatttcttctattataaataaaagattctATGTGTATACTTAACACGATGAAGcttaatctcatacatagtttttattcactagtggaaaaacgttgtttaacgtcggttattttgggtttttaacgtcaaatcctgaaccgacgtctattccaATAACGTTAAATGAGACGTCA encodes:
- the LOC106779611 gene encoding fasciclin-like arabinogalactan protein 1, yielding MHHHLRPAMLPVLAAAFLLLVTLSQAHNITRILAQHPEFSTFNHYLTLTHLAPEINGRTTITVCAVDNSAMDDLLSKHPSIYTVKNILSLHVLLDYFGAKKLHQITNGTALAATMYQATGTAPGSAGFVNITDLHGGKVGFGAENNDGTLTSTFVKSVEEIPYNISVIQISKILPSAAAEAPAPAPAQQNLTSIMSKHGCKVFADTLSNFSDALSTFNDNLDGGLTVFCPLDDAFKAFLPKFKNLTASGKLALLEFHGVPVYQSLATLKSNNGLQNTLATDGANKFDFTVQNDGEDVTLKTRLTTAKITDTIIDEQPLAVFAISKVLLPKELFKGEALAPAPAPEPSAADAPAPAKKGKKKKKAADAPAADANSDAPADSPGDAADDTADDSNGAVSGGSYGNVVVALGLVLGLPLVL
- the LOC106779614 gene encoding leucine-rich repeat extensin-like protein 3; translation: MVSTLQKMNEEKTDSFSKSSKPFSSYKGNHMFSTKFLSILITLWVYLSNYGFKASGDDVTQFPTTCLNCSKCEDPCQEQPSPPLVYASPPPPPPPYGGAPPPPKEKNPKNCPPPPPPRDVVECCTPATPDTFAPPNPYIPVPYGEGQRSCSTFQPLMMLFSSFIFLF